ATCTATTCTCAACCCTGCAATGGCGGACTGAAGATCACATCGATTATTGAGGGGTATTCTGCAGAAGGTCGCCTGTTTCCCGGCGACGTGCTTAAGCGAGTGACTCCGGACGGCAACATGATCTACACGTTGCGTTCACTCTACGAGATGGAAAATGCCAAGATGGCGATCGGGCCGAATCGGCAGGCGGCGGTTGAGTTCTATCGCCCTGGCGTTGGCCTCATGTACGGTTGGGTTGAATTCACACCCATCGCAGGGCCTGCCGCTGTGACCTCTTCCGGAGGCAGCACAAAGCAGTACAAAGCTCAGTTCAAGCTGGAATCAGAAAAGCCGGGTGCACGGGCAATGTTCAAGTCGAATTCCAACTCTTCGAACGGGGGCATCAAGTTGCCGGTTCCACCAAAATTCAAGCAGGGCGGAGTCAGCGGTGGGGCAAAAGGTTTGTTCGGAAGGTGATGCATTCGCGGAGAACAAGACGGTCGGCTGACATCATAAAAAAGGGAATCGAGTTTCGCTCGATTCCCTTTTTTGCATTGAAGTCGGCTGAATGATCAGCTGGCGGTTTGCCAGTGTCTCAGAGCTTTCTCCAGGGCTTCATCGATCGGGCTCAGCGGAAGTCCTGCCGAGACAGCTTTCGAACTGTCGAGAACGCAGTTTGATCGCGGGGCAACTGCGGCCTTCTGCATGAAATCAGATTCGGAGTTGAAGAACTGGAACGATTTGTCGGTCAAGCCATGCCTTTGGATACGGTTGACCACTTCCTGAGTTGTGATGCTGCCCGGATTGGTAAGGTTGTAGACACCAAACGGGATCCTCATCATCCAGCTTTCGACACAGCAGTCGGCGAATTCATTCAGGTGGGAAAGACTGTTCTCTGCGTTCAACAGGCGATCATATCGGATCAGTTTCGAAATGTAATTGCGTGGAGAATCTACCTGATTGAACGGGATGCGTAGTCTCCAGATGTAGCAGTTCTCTGTTCCATTCAGTATCTCTTCTCCCAGGGCTTTGCAGCCGGAATAGAAACTGCAGTTGTTCTGCCGGAACGTGAAGTTTGCAGGGTCGTTCTCTGTGAATCCGGTGCCATCGGGCCTCCGTCCGGTAAAGATGCACCCGGAACTGACGTGGCCCCAGGGGATGTTTTCGCGATCACAAGCCGCACGAATGACGCCGGGCAGCACGGCATTTCCTTCGAGGCATGGCGTCTTATTGACTTCACAGGCATCAACATTCGGACGACCTGTATAACCCGCAGCATTGATCAGAAATTCAGGGCGGAGGTCGCGTAAACAGGCGGTCAGGGCACCTTCATCCGTGTAGTCCAGCAATCTTCTCGAAATCACCTCGACCGCAAGACCGCGCTTCATCAGACTCTTTTGAATTGCTGTTCCAACAAAGCCAGTGCCTCCTAACAATACAATCATCTGCTTGGCTCGTCTTTTCCGAATAGAATGACACGATTCGCTCCGAATGGTGCCGAAGTATGCGTCATCAACTCAACCGCGGCAACTGTTGATTTCAAGGGCCGTAAATCAGACTGCGCGAAACGTTTGATGGAAACAGGAATTCAAGACCATGCCGATCCTTTCGAAGGAGCCGGAAGTTTTTCCAGATGATCTGCTGGATGGCAAATTTCAGCTGGATCCGGATCAAAACTGGTTCGCAATGTACACCCTGGCGCGCCGCGAGAAGGAATTGGTGCGCCAGTTGCGCCAAAAGAAGGTCTCACACTACCTGCCTTTAGCTCCGTCCCGGAAACGGTCCCCATCCGGCAGAATTCGAACCAGTTTTCTGCCGCTGTTTACGGGTTACGTTTTCGTTCGCGGCACGGACGCTGACCGATACGAAGCTGTTTGCACAGGTTGCATCTCTCGTTGTCTTGACGTGACTGAGCCTGAGCAATTGTTTGAGGATCTGCGGCGAATTCGGATTCTCAGCCGGGAAGGCGAAGATCTGCGTCCGGAACCCAAGCCTGTCGTCGGGCGTCAGGCTGTCCTGAAGACAGGTGCCATGGCAGGTGCCAGAGGTATCGTAACAAAAGTCAATGATCAGCACCGGCTGACGGTTGTCGTGCGATTCATGCAGCAGGGCGCTTCGGTGCTGATTGATGAAGCAGATGTCGAGCTGCTGGATTGATGCTTCGCTCAGGCTGAATCTGAGCGCCTTTGCAACCGACGGAATAGTCATGACTGCAGCACGCGTTACAGCTGGCAGGAAGTCTCGCCGGATTTTTCGCTGAATGCGCAATCAGACAGAATGCGCAATCAGACAGAGGAGGCTCCTGCTCCGGGGGCAGAGGACCTTCTTGATGGCGTTGACCGATCTTGATGGCGTTGACCGATGGGTCGTATTGAGAGTGTTTCCTGCCACGGCTGCGGATTCGATATAGCTTCCAGTGCCGGCCCTCAATCGTTTGAGACATGCGCAGTCCGTTTTGGCTTTGTCTCCGAAGCAGCTGGCAGCTGGCAGCTGGCGACGGGCAGAAAACATGCCCACGAGTAGTCTCTTGTAACGCGATCCGGAGACGGTTGCAGATGCGGGTTTTCCATCAGAATCCGTACATAATTGCCATAATGTGACTAACAGCAACGGGTGTTAACCCGATTGACCGGCCGCTGCCGGGGAATTTCTGCCTGCCGAGAAGATCAGCGCCGATGAACGGGATTGCGCTTCAGGCAATAGTATCGTAATCCTCACCAGCAAGATGACCCGGAGAATCAAACATCATGCGGTTCGCCAGCACCGTCGATCGGGTTTTCACTCTGAGCGGTCCCTTCAGGGTGTCAGAGTCATGAAATGGAGTTCACTGCTGTGGCACGTTCTTTTGCCCATGGACAGATTGTTGGGGCCGCTGAAGGCTCCCCGCGGGTACCCAGAGATCATCCGGCGTTTTGTTTTGTTATGCAATGTGTTCGTCTCATCGGTTCTTTCGACTTCTGTCATTGCACAGGAGGTCGGTCGATCGATGATTCCGGTACCTGGTTGTC
This region of Planctomycetaceae bacterium genomic DNA includes:
- a CDS encoding transcription termination/antitermination NusG family protein, whose product is MPILSKEPEVFPDDLLDGKFQLDPDQNWFAMYTLARREKELVRQLRQKKVSHYLPLAPSRKRSPSGRIRTSFLPLFTGYVFVRGTDADRYEAVCTGCISRCLDVTEPEQLFEDLRRIRILSREGEDLRPEPKPVVGRQAVLKTGAMAGARGIVTKVNDQHRLTVVVRFMQQGASVLIDEADVELLD
- a CDS encoding sugar nucleotide-binding protein translates to MIVLLGGTGFVGTAIQKSLMKRGLAVEVISRRLLDYTDEGALTACLRDLRPEFLINAAGYTGRPNVDACEVNKTPCLEGNAVLPGVIRAACDRENIPWGHVSSGCIFTGRRPDGTGFTENDPANFTFRQNNCSFYSGCKALGEEILNGTENCYIWRLRIPFNQVDSPRNYISKLIRYDRLLNAENSLSHLNEFADCCVESWMMRIPFGVYNLTNPGSITTQEVVNRIQRHGLTDKSFQFFNSESDFMQKAAVAPRSNCVLDSSKAVSAGLPLSPIDEALEKALRHWQTAS